A window of Corallococcus macrosporus DSM 14697 contains these coding sequences:
- a CDS encoding AAA family ATPase: protein MESAAPDSLPVPDASSDDLRAVEELAQARNEIVAQIEKRVVGQREVVEHLLISLFSRGHCLFVGVPGLAKTLLISTLADVLNLSFNRIQFTPDLMPSDITGTDILEEDRTTGRRTFRFLQGPLFANIILADEVNRTPPKTQAALLQAMQEYRVTAGGRTYPLELPFLVFATQNPIEQEGTYPLPEAQLDRFMFLVDVGYPTADEEVQIVKSTTGGPQPKLEKILSPERILALQELVRRVPVPDHVVRYAVELVRHTRPKEPGAPDFIAKNASWGAGPRASQYLVVAAKARAILHGRFVATVEDVRALARPVLRHRVLPNFTAESEGITSVKLIDQLLTVVKG from the coding sequence ATGGAAAGCGCCGCCCCCGACTCTCTGCCCGTGCCCGACGCCTCGAGCGACGACCTCCGTGCCGTCGAGGAGCTCGCCCAGGCCCGCAACGAAATCGTCGCCCAGATTGAAAAGCGCGTCGTCGGCCAGCGCGAGGTGGTGGAGCACCTGCTCATCTCCCTCTTCAGCCGCGGCCACTGCCTCTTCGTGGGCGTGCCGGGGCTCGCCAAGACGCTGCTCATCTCCACGCTGGCGGACGTCCTCAACCTGTCCTTCAACCGCATCCAGTTCACGCCGGACCTGATGCCGTCGGACATCACCGGCACGGACATCCTGGAGGAGGACCGCACCACCGGCCGGCGCACCTTCCGCTTCCTCCAGGGGCCGCTGTTCGCGAACATCATCCTCGCGGACGAGGTGAACCGCACCCCGCCCAAGACGCAGGCCGCGCTGCTGCAGGCCATGCAGGAGTACCGCGTCACCGCCGGTGGCCGCACGTACCCGCTGGAGCTGCCCTTCCTCGTCTTCGCCACGCAGAACCCCATCGAGCAGGAGGGCACCTACCCGCTGCCCGAGGCGCAGCTCGACCGCTTCATGTTCCTGGTGGACGTGGGCTACCCCACCGCGGACGAGGAGGTGCAGATCGTCAAGAGCACCACCGGCGGGCCGCAGCCGAAGCTGGAGAAGATTCTGTCCCCCGAGCGCATCCTCGCGCTCCAGGAGCTGGTGCGCCGCGTGCCGGTGCCGGACCACGTGGTGCGCTACGCCGTGGAGCTGGTGCGCCACACGCGCCCCAAGGAGCCGGGCGCGCCGGACTTCATCGCGAAGAACGCGTCCTGGGGCGCCGGTCCCCGCGCCAGCCAGTACCTGGTGGTGGCCGCCAAGGCGCGCGCCATCCTCCACGGGCGCTTCGTGGCCACCGTCGAGGACGTGCGCGCGCTGGCCCGTCCGGTGCTGCGCCACCGCGTGCTGCCCAACTTCACCGCGGAGAGCGAGGGCATCACCTCCGTGAAGCTCATCGACCAGCTCCTCACGGTGGTGAAGGGCTAA
- a CDS encoding DUF58 domain-containing protein, which produces MLLDAQTLARLQGVKLRARAVMEGVLSGLHKSPHQGQSVEFAEHKEYAPGDELRHLDWKAYGKFDKYYVKRFEHETNLRAVMVVDASASMGYRSGALSKLDVATTLAGALCYLLVRQQDAAGLALMTGGKWKDVPPRASAGHLNVLLDTLERTAPDGATDLGGAADHLAEVLPRRSSVVVLSDLLDENQDALRRVLALRQRKNDVSVFHLVDPAELTFPFDDPTLFMDMEGQGRIEVNPREIKESYLEEFNAFLANVKATCAEADVDYELVRTDDKLDDVLLRYLSRRGRRR; this is translated from the coding sequence ATGCTGCTCGACGCCCAGACACTGGCCCGCCTCCAGGGAGTGAAGCTGCGCGCCCGCGCGGTGATGGAGGGCGTGCTGTCCGGCCTCCACAAGAGCCCCCATCAGGGGCAGAGCGTGGAGTTCGCGGAGCACAAGGAGTACGCCCCCGGCGACGAGCTCCGCCACCTGGACTGGAAGGCCTACGGCAAGTTCGACAAGTACTACGTCAAGCGCTTCGAGCATGAGACGAACCTGCGCGCGGTGATGGTGGTGGATGCGTCCGCCTCCATGGGCTACCGCAGCGGCGCGCTGAGCAAGCTGGACGTGGCCACCACGCTGGCGGGCGCGCTGTGCTACCTGCTGGTGCGCCAGCAGGACGCGGCGGGCCTGGCGCTGATGACGGGCGGCAAGTGGAAGGACGTGCCGCCGCGCGCGTCGGCCGGGCACCTCAACGTGCTGCTGGACACGCTGGAGCGCACCGCGCCCGATGGCGCCACGGACCTGGGCGGCGCGGCGGACCACCTGGCGGAGGTGCTGCCCCGGCGCTCCAGCGTCGTCGTCCTGTCGGACCTGCTGGATGAGAACCAGGACGCGCTGCGCCGCGTGCTCGCGCTGCGGCAGCGGAAGAACGACGTGTCCGTGTTCCACCTGGTGGACCCGGCGGAGCTGACCTTCCCCTTCGACGACCCCACGCTCTTCATGGACATGGAGGGCCAGGGCCGCATCGAGGTGAACCCGCGCGAAATCAAGGAGAGCTACCTGGAGGAGTTCAACGCCTTCCTGGCGAACGTGAAGGCCACGTGCGCCGAGGCGGACGTGGACTACGAGCTGGTGCGCACCGACGACAAGCTGGATGACGTGCTGCTGCGGTACCTGTCGCGGCGCGGGAGGCGCCGGTGA
- the fliB gene encoding flagellin lysine-N-methylase, producing the protein MTATAPRYMTRFRCLAEACEDTCCAGLVVLVSEPRLQRLKQAVAGTPDAERVESFVRKEPDASPGDDAVIAKREDGHCVFLDARKTCSLHRAYGEAALPDACATFPRVATRWAHGLEVTGSLACPEVARLCLLAEDGVDPVPVAEDLALRPENARALSGAGEDAWPRHAEAVRATALSVLQRRELPFAARLFALGQLGLRLDGFYFQGTEVFRGDAREGAEALLAEVLRAFSQQETLTSLHEGFAALSLPGGPWVGICAAALKSRLGAVRSERFHTLVELVLESYGGADLLPDDAWRRYAERRALLSPGLAQRVEQYLRHHAVNHWLRHPFTDAPHVLDYVFRMALREAVLCWTLFGHPTVVALCTEGAADTAESRARLDAAAVECFQLIAKHVEQAPQLHALAQGLAGSGGGETLGRMLVLLTGL; encoded by the coding sequence ATGACGGCCACCGCGCCCCGGTACATGACGCGCTTCAGGTGCCTCGCGGAGGCCTGCGAGGACACCTGCTGCGCGGGGCTCGTCGTCCTCGTCAGCGAGCCGCGCCTCCAGCGCCTGAAGCAGGCGGTGGCGGGCACGCCGGACGCGGAGCGGGTGGAGTCCTTCGTCCGGAAGGAGCCCGACGCCAGCCCCGGCGACGACGCCGTCATCGCGAAGCGCGAGGACGGGCACTGCGTGTTCCTGGATGCGCGCAAGACGTGCTCCCTGCACCGCGCCTACGGCGAGGCCGCGCTGCCCGATGCGTGCGCCACCTTTCCCCGGGTCGCCACGCGCTGGGCGCATGGGCTGGAAGTCACGGGCTCGCTCGCGTGTCCGGAGGTGGCCCGCCTGTGCCTGCTGGCGGAGGACGGCGTGGACCCCGTGCCCGTGGCGGAGGACCTCGCGCTCCGCCCGGAAAACGCGCGCGCCTTGAGCGGCGCTGGCGAGGACGCGTGGCCCCGACACGCGGAGGCCGTGCGAGCCACCGCGCTGTCGGTGCTCCAGCGCCGCGAGCTTCCCTTCGCCGCGAGGCTGTTCGCGCTGGGGCAGCTCGGGCTCCGGCTGGACGGCTTCTACTTCCAGGGCACGGAGGTGTTCCGCGGTGACGCGCGCGAGGGCGCGGAGGCCCTGCTGGCAGAGGTGCTGCGCGCCTTCTCCCAGCAGGAGACGCTGACGTCACTGCACGAGGGCTTCGCGGCGCTGTCACTGCCGGGAGGCCCGTGGGTGGGCATCTGCGCCGCGGCGCTGAAGTCCCGCCTGGGCGCGGTCCGGAGCGAGCGGTTCCACACGCTGGTGGAGCTGGTGCTGGAGTCCTACGGCGGCGCGGACCTGCTTCCCGACGACGCGTGGCGCCGCTACGCGGAGCGCCGGGCGCTGCTGTCGCCCGGGCTTGCTCAGCGCGTGGAGCAGTACCTGCGGCACCACGCGGTGAACCACTGGCTGCGCCACCCCTTCACCGACGCGCCGCATGTGCTGGACTACGTGTTCCGCATGGCGCTGCGCGAGGCGGTGCTCTGCTGGACGCTCTTCGGCCACCCCACGGTGGTGGCGCTCTGCACGGAAGGCGCGGCGGACACGGCGGAGTCCCGGGCCCGGCTCGACGCCGCCGCGGTGGAGTGCTTCCAGCTCATCGCGAAGCACGTCGAGCAGGCGCCCCAGCTCCACGCGCTGGCCCAGGGGCTGGCGGGGAGCGGAGGCGGCGAGACGCTCGGCCGGATGCTCGTGCTGCTCACGGGGCTCTGA
- a CDS encoding DsbA family oxidoreductase, which yields MSEPITIRVWSDYVCPWCYVGYAEVQKLKQDYDVQIDWRPFYLRPETPPEGLPLPDYVREKMKDPNNPLKLRAQAAGLTLVMREVTPSTRRAHEATEYAREQGRLEAFHGALLRRYWSEGQDLWQWDTLRGAAQEAGLAPDAVQRAVEEGRYTQVVEQSIQEARSIGVSAVPTFVLGERFGLQGAQEYPVFQEAMRRLGATPRARP from the coding sequence ATGAGCGAGCCCATCACCATCCGCGTCTGGTCTGATTACGTCTGCCCCTGGTGTTACGTGGGCTACGCCGAAGTCCAGAAGCTGAAGCAGGACTACGACGTCCAGATTGACTGGCGGCCCTTCTACCTGCGCCCGGAGACGCCTCCCGAGGGCCTCCCCCTGCCCGATTACGTGCGCGAGAAGATGAAGGACCCGAACAACCCGCTGAAGCTCCGCGCCCAGGCAGCCGGGCTCACGCTGGTGATGCGAGAAGTCACCCCGTCCACCCGGCGCGCCCACGAGGCCACCGAGTACGCCCGCGAGCAGGGCCGCCTGGAGGCCTTCCACGGCGCCCTCCTGCGCCGCTACTGGAGCGAGGGCCAGGACCTCTGGCAGTGGGACACGCTCCGCGGCGCCGCCCAGGAGGCGGGCCTGGCCCCAGACGCGGTGCAGCGCGCCGTCGAGGAGGGCCGCTACACCCAGGTGGTGGAGCAGTCCATCCAGGAGGCGCGGAGCATCGGCGTCAGCGCGGTGCCCACCTTCGTGCTCGGTGAGCGCTTCGGCCTGCAGGGCGCGCAGGAGTACCCGGTGTTCCAGGAGGCCATGCGGCGCCTGGGCGCCACGCCCCGCGCGCGGCCGTGA
- a CDS encoding enoyl-CoA hydratase/isomerase family protein: protein MSAATAEVLLEVEGGVATLTLNDTARRNVMTPELGDALSARVAELKLRDDVRAVVLTGAGGAFSAGGDLKMLERLRQASFEDARTFMLGFYARYLSVLDLPVPVIAAVDGPAIGAGLCVALACDLCLVAEDSKLALNFVQLGLHPGMGATYLAPRRAGAQAGAELLLTGRRFDGKEAVKLGLALEAAPAGQVLARARELAGQIAANAPLAVRALKTRLGLDRAALHRALEEEARFQAQSYGSEDLGEGLAAAASRRVPHFKGR from the coding sequence ATGTCCGCTGCCACTGCCGAGGTCCTTCTGGAGGTGGAGGGTGGTGTCGCCACCCTCACCCTCAATGACACTGCCCGCCGCAACGTGATGACGCCCGAGCTGGGCGACGCGTTGTCCGCGCGCGTCGCGGAGTTGAAGCTGCGTGACGATGTCCGGGCGGTGGTGCTCACCGGGGCGGGAGGCGCGTTCTCCGCCGGTGGGGACCTGAAGATGCTGGAGCGGCTTCGTCAGGCGTCCTTCGAGGACGCGCGCACGTTCATGCTCGGCTTCTACGCGCGCTATCTCAGCGTGCTGGACCTCCCGGTGCCCGTCATCGCGGCGGTGGACGGGCCCGCGATTGGCGCGGGCCTGTGCGTGGCGCTGGCGTGTGACCTCTGCCTCGTGGCCGAGGACTCGAAGCTGGCGCTCAACTTCGTCCAACTGGGCCTGCACCCGGGCATGGGCGCGACGTACCTGGCGCCGCGCCGCGCGGGGGCACAGGCGGGGGCCGAGCTGTTGCTCACGGGCCGCCGCTTCGATGGCAAGGAGGCCGTGAAGCTGGGGCTGGCGTTGGAGGCGGCTCCGGCGGGGCAGGTGCTCGCGCGGGCGCGGGAGCTGGCGGGACAAATCGCCGCGAACGCGCCGCTCGCGGTGCGTGCGCTGAAGACGAGGCTGGGGCTCGACAGGGCGGCGCTGCATCGCGCGCTGGAGGAAGAGGCGCGCTTCCAGGCGCAGAGCTACGGCAGCGAGGACCTGGGCGAGGGACTGGCCGCGGCGGCCTCGCGACGAGTGCCCCACTTCAAGGGGCGTTGA
- the mltG gene encoding endolytic transglycosylase MltG yields MKRILWVLGAAFVLLVASGAGAFFWLEQQARTAAAPPGADVVEFTVPKGTSGRGLGTLLESQGLIRDARVWRWHLYRRGKFAPKAGRHEVSPSMTLAELATEMEGNPIPEDVPFVVVEGWRLRDTDAALVAAGLIKPGAYIAAASKPKNFTAPFPLPSMGTLEGYLYPETYGVIPGKFDVEALIQRQLDAFAQRFYAPNRDALSKSGRTLHEVVVMASMLEREEPLPEQRPLVAGILWKRVDKGYPLGVDATSRYELAQWNDRRAFLKRLRDPQDPYNTRHKKGLPPGPIGAPTVASLQAAMSPKPSEYWYYLHDAQRILRPSRNAEEHEALRRKYNVY; encoded by the coding sequence ATGAAGCGGATTCTCTGGGTCCTGGGTGCAGCCTTCGTGCTGCTGGTGGCGTCCGGCGCGGGCGCCTTCTTCTGGCTTGAGCAGCAGGCGCGCACGGCGGCGGCGCCTCCCGGCGCGGACGTGGTGGAGTTCACCGTGCCCAAGGGCACGTCCGGGCGCGGCCTGGGCACGCTGCTCGAATCACAGGGCCTCATCCGCGACGCGCGGGTGTGGCGCTGGCACCTGTACCGGCGCGGCAAGTTCGCCCCCAAGGCGGGCCGCCACGAGGTCAGCCCGTCCATGACGCTGGCCGAGCTGGCCACCGAGATGGAAGGCAACCCCATCCCCGAGGACGTCCCGTTCGTCGTCGTCGAGGGCTGGCGCCTGCGCGACACCGACGCGGCGCTCGTGGCCGCGGGCCTCATCAAGCCGGGCGCGTACATCGCGGCGGCCAGCAAGCCGAAGAACTTCACCGCGCCCTTCCCCCTGCCCAGCATGGGCACGCTGGAGGGGTACCTCTACCCGGAGACCTACGGCGTGATTCCGGGCAAGTTCGACGTGGAGGCGCTCATCCAGCGTCAGCTTGACGCCTTCGCGCAGCGCTTCTACGCGCCCAACCGGGACGCCCTCTCGAAGAGCGGACGCACGCTGCACGAGGTGGTGGTGATGGCCTCCATGCTGGAGCGCGAGGAGCCGCTCCCCGAGCAGCGCCCCCTGGTCGCCGGCATCCTGTGGAAGCGCGTGGACAAGGGCTACCCGCTCGGCGTGGACGCCACGTCGCGGTACGAGCTGGCGCAATGGAACGACCGCAGGGCCTTCCTCAAGCGCCTGCGAGACCCGCAGGACCCGTACAACACCCGGCACAAGAAGGGCCTGCCGCCCGGCCCCATCGGCGCGCCCACCGTGGCCTCGCTCCAGGCCGCGATGTCGCCCAAGCCGAGCGAGTACTGGTACTACCTGCACGACGCGCAGCGCATCCTCCGCCCGTCGCGCAACGCCGAGGAGCACGAGGCGCTCCGCCGCAAGTACAACGTGTACTGA
- a CDS encoding TIGR02266 family protein translates to MDQGRRTTDRKAVGLLVKLKHETVGSFAEEFATNLSPGGMFIRSRTPQAVGTPVKFEVQIAGGVRVLRGSALVRWVREVGDPSGPPGMGLQFEELDTASRALVEMMTMRKAVAEANGPAVQPLPSIAPSVAPSIAPSIAPAVAPAIAPSIAPAVAPARPAPVPPVQARPAPAPPRPVAAPARPADVGGMALDSLFDDLEPTGGSSAPVLDEPFDLAPPVVDEPLTPPPSRVPVSYSPPPPTDANDVDIPLDELIASTPPPSATSLEVDEPLPGFEFEIESPSGDAPVAMGAPLDEPPIEVGISLELEPAPSAPAGGGGLEFELDLGDAVAEPPRAPAPPPRVAPPPAPATSGGSFEFDLDLSDVEPAPPAPPPPPRAPVAPKGPPPAPAASHAGGGGIEFDFDLTEDAPPAPPVAPPPRAAAAPPPAPVSAGGVFEFDIALAGDAGKAPPPPPPSPRAPAPASSGGGSIEFDLDLSEDVEEAPPLAPPPPRAAPAAPPAPVQPPVAVRPPPPPPVAPPPPPGLPQVRREAPRAPEPLASPTVLAPAAAKALAQAPGLDEHGLPKTVFLPPPGPLSGTGPVIGIDLGTTNSCVALLSNGRPIVLRSREGYNTIPSVISLNAQNKLLVSHRAKNQLVLRPQHTIYGAKRLVGRPYDSAVVNQVRERFHYDIVPDSAGRAAVRLADTALSLEEVQAIILRECKEMAEAHLNQKVERAVVTVPAYYSEPQREAVRKSGILAGLKVERILNEPTSAALAYGLNRDLNKKVLVYDLGGGTFDATILKIEKNVFEVLGTGGDIFLGGIDFDNLIVDFLLARFQEKEGIAFTGDGIALSRVSDAAERAKMALSERNTFEVHIPMLMMDDAGRPRDLRVVMNRQELEKICEPLLSRTIDVVRDVLLDAKLKAAEVDDIILVGGMSRMPLVRDKLKSLFGKGPQASVNADEAVALGAALYSGSVDKVSSVVLIDVLPMTVGVAMPGGAFKRVIERNSPLPAQRSFAINTTKDNEAALELSIFQGEDNHISANEYLGTVRIEGLPKGPKGSVRVAVTLKLDSECVLHVEAREYSTRKEVKATLATRYSPEELQKQLQVSKESVKAAEERRGADLKERAGGFWGFVKKALGRK, encoded by the coding sequence ATGGATCAAGGCAGGCGCACCACGGACAGGAAAGCAGTTGGCCTGCTGGTGAAGCTGAAACATGAGACGGTGGGGAGCTTCGCGGAGGAGTTCGCCACCAACCTGAGCCCGGGTGGAATGTTCATCCGCTCGCGCACCCCTCAGGCCGTGGGGACCCCCGTCAAGTTCGAGGTGCAGATTGCCGGAGGCGTGCGCGTGCTGCGCGGCTCCGCCCTGGTGCGCTGGGTCCGCGAAGTCGGAGACCCCTCGGGGCCACCGGGCATGGGGCTCCAGTTCGAGGAGCTGGATACGGCGAGCCGCGCGCTCGTCGAAATGATGACGATGCGCAAGGCCGTGGCGGAGGCCAACGGGCCCGCCGTCCAGCCCCTGCCCTCGATTGCGCCGTCCGTGGCACCTTCGATTGCGCCGTCCATCGCGCCCGCCGTGGCGCCTGCGATTGCGCCGTCCATCGCGCCCGCCGTGGCGCCCGCCCGTCCGGCGCCCGTGCCCCCGGTCCAGGCCCGTCCGGCGCCCGCGCCGCCTCGTCCCGTGGCCGCCCCCGCGCGTCCCGCGGACGTGGGCGGCATGGCGCTCGACTCCCTGTTCGATGACCTGGAGCCGACGGGTGGCTCCTCCGCGCCCGTTCTGGACGAGCCGTTCGACCTGGCGCCGCCCGTGGTGGACGAGCCGCTGACGCCGCCCCCCAGCCGTGTGCCCGTCTCCTATTCGCCGCCGCCTCCGACGGACGCGAATGACGTGGACATCCCGCTCGACGAGCTCATCGCGAGCACGCCGCCCCCCTCCGCCACGTCCCTGGAGGTCGACGAGCCGCTGCCTGGCTTCGAGTTCGAAATCGAGAGCCCGTCAGGGGACGCCCCCGTGGCCATGGGCGCGCCGCTCGACGAGCCGCCCATCGAGGTCGGCATCTCCCTGGAGCTGGAGCCGGCGCCCTCCGCGCCGGCCGGCGGCGGGGGCCTGGAGTTCGAGCTGGACCTGGGGGACGCGGTGGCGGAGCCACCTCGTGCGCCCGCGCCTCCGCCGCGTGTGGCGCCTCCTCCGGCGCCCGCCACCAGCGGTGGCAGCTTCGAGTTCGACCTGGACCTGAGCGACGTCGAGCCCGCGCCGCCCGCACCGCCGCCTCCTCCGCGCGCGCCCGTGGCTCCCAAGGGCCCGCCGCCCGCGCCCGCCGCGTCGCACGCCGGTGGCGGCGGCATCGAGTTCGACTTCGACCTGACGGAGGACGCGCCCCCCGCGCCGCCCGTGGCACCCCCGCCGCGCGCCGCGGCGGCCCCGCCTCCCGCGCCCGTGTCGGCCGGTGGCGTCTTCGAGTTCGACATCGCCCTGGCTGGTGACGCGGGCAAGGCGCCGCCGCCTCCTCCGCCTTCGCCGCGAGCGCCCGCTCCGGCAAGCTCCGGAGGCGGCAGCATCGAGTTCGACCTCGACCTGTCCGAGGACGTGGAGGAGGCCCCGCCCCTCGCGCCTCCGCCTCCTCGCGCGGCGCCGGCGGCGCCGCCCGCGCCGGTGCAGCCGCCGGTGGCCGTGCGTCCTCCACCACCGCCTCCCGTGGCACCGCCGCCCCCGCCGGGGCTCCCCCAGGTCCGCCGTGAGGCGCCTCGGGCCCCGGAGCCGTTGGCGTCGCCCACGGTGCTCGCGCCCGCCGCGGCGAAGGCGCTTGCGCAGGCGCCCGGGCTCGATGAGCACGGCCTGCCGAAGACGGTGTTCCTGCCTCCGCCGGGGCCGCTCAGCGGCACGGGCCCCGTCATCGGCATCGACCTGGGCACGACGAACTCGTGCGTGGCGCTGCTCTCCAACGGCCGGCCGATCGTGCTGCGCTCGCGCGAGGGCTACAACACCATCCCGTCCGTCATCTCGCTCAACGCGCAGAACAAGCTGCTGGTCAGCCACCGCGCGAAGAACCAGCTGGTGCTGCGCCCGCAGCACACCATCTACGGCGCGAAGCGGCTCGTGGGCCGCCCCTATGACAGCGCCGTGGTGAATCAGGTCCGCGAGCGCTTCCACTACGACATCGTCCCCGACTCCGCCGGCCGCGCCGCCGTGCGCCTGGCGGACACCGCGCTGTCGCTGGAAGAGGTGCAGGCCATCATCCTGCGCGAGTGCAAGGAGATGGCGGAGGCCCACCTCAACCAGAAGGTGGAGCGCGCCGTGGTGACGGTGCCCGCGTACTACTCCGAGCCGCAGCGTGAGGCCGTCCGCAAGTCCGGCATCCTCGCGGGGCTCAAGGTGGAGCGCATCCTCAACGAGCCCACCTCCGCGGCGCTCGCCTACGGCCTCAACCGCGACCTCAACAAGAAGGTCCTCGTCTACGACCTGGGCGGCGGAACCTTCGACGCCACGATCCTGAAAATCGAGAAGAACGTCTTCGAGGTGCTCGGCACCGGCGGCGACATCTTCCTGGGCGGTATCGACTTCGACAACCTCATCGTCGACTTCCTGCTGGCGCGCTTCCAGGAGAAGGAGGGCATCGCCTTCACGGGAGACGGCATCGCCCTGTCGCGCGTGAGCGACGCGGCCGAGCGCGCGAAGATGGCGCTGTCCGAGCGCAACACCTTCGAGGTCCACATCCCCATGCTGATGATGGACGACGCGGGCAGGCCGCGGGATTTGCGCGTCGTCATGAACCGGCAGGAGCTGGAGAAGATCTGCGAGCCGCTGCTCAGCCGCACCATCGACGTGGTGCGCGACGTGCTCCTGGACGCGAAGCTGAAGGCCGCCGAGGTGGACGACATCATCCTGGTGGGCGGCATGAGCCGCATGCCGCTGGTGCGCGACAAGCTCAAGTCGCTCTTCGGCAAGGGGCCGCAGGCCAGCGTCAACGCGGATGAAGCGGTGGCCCTGGGCGCGGCGCTCTACTCCGGCTCCGTGGACAAGGTGAGCAGCGTGGTGCTCATCGACGTGCTGCCGATGACGGTGGGCGTGGCCATGCCCGGCGGCGCCTTCAAGCGCGTCATCGAGCGCAACAGCCCGCTGCCCGCGCAGCGCTCCTTCGCCATCAACACGACGAAGGACAACGAGGCCGCCCTGGAGCTGTCCATCTTCCAGGGCGAGGACAACCACATCTCCGCCAACGAGTACCTGGGCACCGTGCGCATCGAGGGCCTGCCCAAGGGGCCCAAGGGCTCGGTCCGCGTGGCGGTGACGCTCAAGCTGGACTCCGAATGCGTGCTGCACGTGGAGGCGCGTGAGTACTCCACGCGCAAGGAAGTGAAGGCCACGCTGGCCACGCGCTACTCGCCGGAGGAGCTCCAGAAGCAGCTCCAGGTCAGCAAGGAGTCCGTGAAGGCCGCCGAGGAGCGCCGTGGCGCCGACCTCAAGGAGCGCGCGGGTGGCTTCTGGGGCTTCGTGAAGAAGGCGCTGGGCCGGAAGTAG